The Paenibacillus sp. RUD330 genome has a segment encoding these proteins:
- a CDS encoding gamma-glutamylcyclotransferase family protein yields the protein MKDEAWLFVYGTLQPGMSNYGVIQTWVREAEMGRIRGFLVDAGAGLYPALAMDKAGRPDIQAVFPAAAAARPDSKPVFPEASANGCIAESDSASGWWLRIGIGGLAETDRLEEYFGPEESNDYERIWTADLDVPSRQGWVYVWPTRRGCPPIGSSKWPPSPD from the coding sequence ATGAAGGATGAGGCCTGGCTGTTCGTCTACGGGACTCTGCAGCCGGGGATGTCCAATTACGGGGTCATCCAGACATGGGTACGGGAAGCGGAGATGGGCCGGATAAGAGGCTTCCTGGTCGATGCGGGCGCAGGGCTGTACCCGGCTCTGGCCATGGACAAGGCAGGCAGGCCTGACATTCAGGCGGTCTTCCCGGCAGCTGCGGCCGCCCGTCCTGACAGCAAGCCCGTCTTCCCTGAAGCCTCGGCCAACGGCTGCATCGCGGAAAGCGACTCCGCATCCGGCTGGTGGCTGCGGATCGGCATCGGCGGCCTTGCCGAAACCGACAGGCTGGAAGAGTACTTCGGACCGGAGGAAAGCAACGACTACGAGCGGATCTGGACGGCCGATCTCGATGTTCCTTCCAGGCAAGGCTGGGTATATGTCTGGCCGACCAGACGAGGCTGCCCGCCGATCGGAAGCAGCAAATGGCCGCCTTCACCGGATTGA
- a CDS encoding 5-oxoprolinase subunit PxpA — MASIDLNADLGEGYGAWSFGQDEALMRSITSANIACGWHAGDPATMRASVLGCLKAGVAIGAHPGLPDRLGFGRREMALSPDEIYDGVLYQLGALEAFVRASGGRLRHMKPHGALYHMCNQSEAAAEAVARAAADLRCGLAVFAQAGSRLLEAAAGHGLPAIAEAFADRAYTASGKLAERSLPGAVLHDPDAVLAQALRIASRGEAGTLEGTVLSLSAATLCLHGDRPGAAEAAQLLRRGLEEAGVRVAAPDIGEIAGDVLPGGGTGYLHEG; from the coding sequence ATGGCAAGCATCGATCTCAACGCCGATCTGGGCGAAGGCTACGGAGCCTGGTCGTTCGGGCAGGACGAAGCCCTGATGCGCAGCATTACGAGCGCCAACATCGCCTGCGGATGGCATGCGGGAGATCCCGCCACGATGCGGGCTTCCGTCCTCGGCTGCCTGAAAGCCGGCGTCGCCATCGGGGCGCATCCGGGCCTGCCGGACCGGCTCGGCTTCGGACGCCGGGAAATGGCGCTGAGCCCGGATGAAATCTACGACGGAGTCTTGTACCAGCTCGGGGCGTTGGAGGCGTTTGTCCGCGCAAGCGGCGGACGGCTGCGCCACATGAAGCCTCACGGGGCGCTGTACCATATGTGCAATCAAAGCGAAGCGGCCGCCGAAGCCGTCGCGCGGGCGGCTGCGGATCTCCGCTGCGGCCTGGCCGTGTTCGCGCAGGCGGGAAGCCGGCTGCTCGAGGCGGCAGCCGGACATGGCTTGCCGGCAATCGCCGAAGCTTTTGCCGACCGCGCCTATACCGCATCCGGCAAGCTGGCCGAGCGCTCGCTGCCTGGAGCGGTGCTGCATGATCCGGATGCCGTGCTCGCGCAGGCTCTGCGGATCGCTTCCCGCGGCGAAGCCGGAACGCTGGAAGGAACGGTGCTGTCTCTATCCGCTGCCACGCTATGCCTGCACGGGGACCGTCCCGGAGCCGCCGAAGCGGCGCAGCTGCTGCGCCGGGGGCTGGAGGAAGCCGGCGTGCGCGTTGCGGCTCCGGATATCGGCGAGATCGCTGGAGACGTCCTTCCTGGCGGGGGGACGGGATATCTCCATGAAGGATGA